A genomic window from Streptomyces sp. NBC_00234 includes:
- a CDS encoding AIM24 family protein, producing the protein MSSPVIHDPMTLPSDDNVNAYTFCVELKGSQWFLQKGKMIAYYGRIEFNGIGHGRFERLIRTSFHSPLHASDWVVAEGSGKMLLADRAFDVNSFDLENGNLTIRSGNLLAYQPTLALKQSIVPGFVTLIGTGKFVAASNGPVVFMEPPMRVDPQALVGWADCPSPCHHYDHGYMSGVMGGLRSLTGIGGASGEEHQFEFVGAGTVLLQSTEVLMAEQPTGAVPHQAGVPGGGQHSPGAGGAGQHGSAPRLPGQLGDLQRRFGL; encoded by the coding sequence GTGAGCTCGCCCGTGATCCACGATCCGATGACCCTGCCGTCGGACGACAACGTCAACGCGTACACCTTCTGCGTGGAGCTCAAGGGGAGCCAGTGGTTCCTGCAGAAGGGCAAGATGATCGCCTACTACGGGCGGATCGAGTTCAACGGGATCGGGCACGGCCGCTTCGAGCGGCTGATCCGTACGAGTTTCCACTCGCCGCTGCACGCGAGCGACTGGGTGGTGGCCGAGGGCAGCGGCAAGATGCTGCTCGCCGACCGGGCCTTCGACGTGAACTCGTTCGACCTGGAGAACGGCAATCTGACGATCCGCTCCGGCAATCTGCTGGCGTACCAGCCGACGCTGGCGCTGAAGCAGTCGATCGTGCCGGGCTTCGTGACGCTGATCGGCACGGGGAAGTTCGTGGCCGCCTCCAACGGCCCGGTGGTCTTCATGGAGCCGCCGATGCGGGTCGACCCGCAGGCGCTGGTGGGCTGGGCGGACTGCCCCTCGCCCTGTCACCACTACGACCACGGCTACATGTCGGGCGTGATGGGCGGGCTGCGGTCGCTGACGGGGATCGGTGGGGCCTCGGGCGAGGAGCACCAGTTCGAGTTCGTCGGGGCGGGGACCGTGCTGCTCCAGTCGACCGAGGTACTGATGGCCGAGCAGCCGACGGGCGCGGTGCCGCATCAGGCGGGCGTGCCGGGCGGCGGGCAGCACTCCCCCGGCGCGGGTGGTGCGGGTCAACACGGCTCCGCGCCCCGTCTGCCCGGCCAGCTGGGGGACCTCCAGCGTCGCTTCGGCTTGTGA
- a CDS encoding AIM24 family protein — protein sequence MPFREINSKMVEATVVPGQKMYSQRGAMLAYRGDVSFTPNIQGGQGGLASMIGRRVANEATPLMTVEGNGTVMFGHGGHHIQVIGLSGDTLYVEADRLLAFDGTLQQSTMFMGSQGGVMGMVRGQVTGQGLFTTSLTGHGAVAVMAHGGVIELPITPGREVHVDPQAYVAHHGDVRNKLSTALGWRDMVGRGSGEAFQLELSGSGAVYVQASEEKL from the coding sequence ATGCCGTTCCGTGAGATCAACTCGAAGATGGTCGAGGCCACGGTGGTCCCCGGCCAGAAGATGTACAGCCAGCGCGGCGCGATGCTCGCCTACCGCGGCGACGTCTCGTTCACCCCGAACATCCAGGGCGGCCAGGGCGGCCTCGCCTCGATGATCGGCCGGCGGGTGGCCAACGAGGCGACCCCGCTGATGACGGTGGAGGGCAACGGCACGGTGATGTTCGGCCACGGCGGCCATCACATCCAGGTGATCGGCCTCAGCGGCGACACCCTCTACGTGGAGGCCGACCGGCTGCTCGCCTTCGACGGCACGCTCCAGCAGAGCACGATGTTCATGGGTTCCCAGGGCGGGGTCATGGGCATGGTGCGCGGCCAGGTGACCGGGCAGGGCCTGTTCACCACCAGCCTCACGGGCCACGGCGCCGTCGCGGTGATGGCGCACGGCGGAGTGATCGAGCTGCCGATCACCCCGGGCCGCGAGGTGCATGTGGACCCGCAGGCGTACGTCGCGCACCACGGCGACGTACGCAACAAGCTCTCCACCGCGCTCGGCTGGCGCGACATGGTGGGGCGCGGTTCCGGCGAGGCGTTCCAGCTGGAGCTCAGCGGCAGTGGCGCGGTGTACGTCCAGGCGTCGGAGGAGAAACTGTGA
- a CDS encoding AIM24 family protein — protein MFRLQNGKTLAVDLTGDGVKAKNGSMVAYEGRMAFKKMSGGGEGIRGMVTRRLTGEQMTMMEVTGQGTCYFADRASEISLVTLRGDKLYVEASNLLATDGGLRTGTSFTGLRGGAGGNGLFTTTVEGTGQAAIMSDGTAVVLRVTTQYPLSVDPGAYIAHQGNLQQHFQSGVNFRTLMGEGSGEAFQIRFEGEGLVYVQPSERNTLGGDV, from the coding sequence ATGTTCCGACTCCAAAACGGCAAGACGCTCGCCGTCGACCTCACGGGTGACGGTGTCAAGGCGAAGAACGGCTCGATGGTCGCGTACGAGGGCCGGATGGCCTTCAAGAAGATGTCCGGCGGCGGTGAGGGCATCCGCGGCATGGTGACCCGCCGGCTGACCGGCGAGCAGATGACCATGATGGAGGTGACGGGCCAGGGGACCTGTTACTTCGCGGACCGGGCGAGCGAGATCAGCCTGGTGACCCTGCGGGGCGACAAGCTGTACGTCGAGGCGAGCAATCTGCTGGCCACCGACGGCGGGCTGCGCACCGGCACCAGCTTCACCGGCCTGCGCGGCGGGGCGGGCGGCAACGGCCTGTTCACCACGACCGTCGAGGGCACCGGCCAGGCGGCGATCATGTCGGACGGCACGGCGGTGGTGCTGCGGGTGACGACCCAGTACCCGCTGAGCGTCGACCCGGGCGCCTACATCGCCCATCAGGGCAACCTCCAGCAGCACTTCCAGTCCGGGGTGAACTTCCGCACGCTGATGGGCGAGGGCTCCGGCGAGGCGTTCCAGATCCGTTTCGAGGGCGAGGGCCTGGTCTACGTGCAGCCCAGCGAGCGCAACACCCTCGGGGGCGATGTCTGA